From Methanococcus maripaludis, the proteins below share one genomic window:
- a CDS encoding ATP synthase subunit A, producing the protein MVVGKIIKISGPVVVAEGMKGSQMFEVVKVGNEGLTGEIIQLTEDEAIIQVYEETAGIKPGEGVEGTGAPLSVELGPGMLKAMYDGIQRPLNEIENATDSIYIPRGVSVPSISREIKWDFEPTAAAGDEVITGDVIGTVQETASIVHKIMIPFGVSGKIKEIKAGSFTVEETVAVVETAEGEKEIMMMQKWPVRKPRPSKGKQAPVIPLITGQRVEDTFFGLAKGGASAIPGPFGSGKTVTQHQLAKWSDVDVVVYIGCGERGNEMTEVIEEFPHLDDIKTGNKLMDRTVLIANTSNMPVAAREASVYTGITIAEYFRDQGLGVLLTADSTSRWAEAMREISGRLEEMPGEEGYPAYLSSKLAQFYERAGRVECLGSENKQGFVCIVGAVSPPGGDFSEPVTSNTLRIVKVFWALDANLARRRHFPAINWLTSYSLYIDDIAGWWQQNTAADWRSLRDEAMSLLQKEAELQEIVQLVGPDALPDRERVILEIARMLREDFLQQDAYHEVDSYCSPLKQYNMLKIIMTFYKKGLDAVAKGADPAGISAVTVKGDIARMKYLTDDEFINTKVPEIINKMESELGALIK; encoded by the coding sequence ATGGTCGTCGGTAAAATTATCAAAATATCCGGTCCGGTTGTTGTTGCCGAAGGCATGAAAGGTTCCCAGATGTTCGAAGTGGTTAAAGTAGGAAACGAAGGTTTAACCGGGGAAATCATTCAGTTAACTGAGGACGAAGCAATCATTCAGGTTTATGAAGAAACTGCTGGTATCAAACCAGGAGAAGGAGTTGAAGGTACTGGTGCTCCATTATCAGTAGAGCTCGGCCCTGGTATGTTAAAAGCAATGTACGATGGTATTCAAAGACCTTTAAACGAAATCGAAAATGCTACAGATTCAATTTACATCCCAAGAGGAGTAAGTGTTCCATCAATCTCAAGAGAAATTAAATGGGACTTTGAACCAACTGCAGCAGCTGGAGATGAAGTTATAACTGGGGACGTTATCGGTACAGTTCAAGAAACTGCATCAATCGTTCACAAAATCATGATTCCTTTCGGAGTTAGCGGTAAAATCAAAGAAATTAAAGCAGGCAGCTTCACTGTTGAAGAAACAGTTGCAGTTGTTGAAACCGCTGAAGGCGAAAAAGAAATCATGATGATGCAAAAATGGCCTGTAAGAAAGCCAAGACCATCAAAAGGAAAACAAGCTCCAGTAATTCCATTAATTACCGGTCAAAGAGTTGAAGATACATTCTTCGGACTTGCAAAAGGTGGTGCTTCAGCAATTCCAGGTCCATTTGGAAGTGGAAAAACTGTTACACAACACCAGCTTGCTAAATGGTCTGACGTGGATGTTGTGGTATACATCGGTTGTGGAGAAAGAGGTAACGAGATGACAGAAGTTATCGAAGAGTTCCCACACTTAGATGATATCAAAACAGGAAACAAATTGATGGACAGGACCGTATTAATTGCAAATACATCAAACATGCCGGTAGCTGCTAGGGAAGCTTCAGTATATACTGGAATTACAATTGCAGAATACTTCAGAGACCAAGGACTTGGTGTTCTCTTAACTGCTGACTCAACATCAAGATGGGCAGAAGCAATGAGAGAGATCTCAGGTAGGCTTGAAGAAATGCCTGGGGAAGAAGGATACCCTGCATACCTTTCATCAAAACTCGCTCAGTTCTACGAAAGAGCAGGAAGAGTTGAATGTTTAGGTTCAGAAAACAAACAAGGATTCGTATGTATTGTAGGTGCAGTATCACCACCAGGTGGTGACTTCTCAGAACCAGTTACATCAAACACATTGAGAATCGTTAAGGTGTTCTGGGCATTAGATGCAAACCTTGCAAGAAGAAGACACTTCCCTGCAATCAACTGGTTAACAAGTTACTCACTCTATATTGACGACATCGCTGGCTGGTGGCAACAAAACACCGCAGCAGACTGGAGATCATTAAGAGATGAAGCAATGAGCTTACTCCAAAAAGAAGCTGAGCTCCAAGAAATCGTTCAACTTGTTGGTCCAGATGCACTTCCAGACAGAGAAAGAGTTATCTTAGAAATTGCAAGAATGTTAAGAGAAGACTTCTTACAGCAAGATGCATACCACGAAGTAGACAGCTACTGTTCACCATTAAAACAGTACAACATGTTGAAAATCATCATGACGTTCTACAAGAAAGGATTAGATGCAGTTGCTAAAGGTGCTGACCCAGCAGGCATTTCAGCTGTTACTGTAAAAGGAGACATTGCAAGAATGAAATACTTGACTGATGACGAATTTATAAACACGAAAGTACCTGAAATCATTAACAAAATGGAATCCGAATTAGGTGCTTTAATCAAATAA
- a CDS encoding V-type ATP synthase subunit F gives MRIGVVGDPDVVAGFRLAGLTDVYEVNSPEQAAKAIGELNSNSEIGLIITTERIGEKIRDAISSIKKVVVEVPDKNGPIVRENDPVKVLVRNAVGVDIK, from the coding sequence ATGAGAATCGGTGTAGTTGGAGATCCTGATGTAGTAGCTGGGTTCAGACTTGCTGGACTTACAGATGTCTACGAAGTTAACTCCCCTGAACAAGCTGCAAAGGCAATTGGAGAATTAAACAGCAACTCTGAAATAGGATTGATTATTACCACTGAGAGAATCGGTGAAAAAATAAGGGATGCTATTTCAAGCATAAAAAAAGTTGTTGTAGAAGTTCCTGACAAAAACGGTCCTATTGTCAGAGAAAATGATCCTGTGAAAGTATTAGTAAGAAACGCTGTTGGTGTTGACATTAAGTAA
- a CDS encoding V-type ATP synthase subunit C produces MVDALTQLMELAGMPTDIFMTLFVLAGIAIFLVIMIFLIRYLSETAPFAYVNARVRSMESRLLKDHKINELIESAGTTELIGFLEDTDYGPYLSEVLGQSEDPVVVEKALDIHLAHVYQTLANISPDGARKILKLLEKKFDVKNIKTLLRAKYVGLDAEETFKLLIPLGTIPESKLRELSETKEIEEIVSALDGTGYSGVLSEGLTEYEQNGKLTTLEMSLDKLILENLWKNVSVDGTEKDLFKEFIGTMIDIENLKIILKAKADGLSSEVISKYTTSKGYELASWKLKELADVESIEGVISSLEGTKYAPIVTENLEEFEKVKSVYVFEKALDSYLVQMGKKLSLRQPFGIGPIIGLITSKELEIRNLKIIIKGKIEGLSASEIREILVS; encoded by the coding sequence ATGGTAGATGCTTTAACACAGTTAATGGAATTAGCAGGAATGCCTACTGACATATTCATGACTTTATTTGTACTTGCAGGAATCGCTATATTCTTGGTTATTATGATCTTCCTGATAAGATACTTGTCAGAAACTGCTCCATTTGCTTACGTTAATGCAAGAGTAAGAAGTATGGAGTCTAGGTTATTGAAAGACCATAAAATAAATGAATTAATCGAATCTGCAGGAACTACAGAGTTAATTGGATTCTTGGAAGATACGGACTACGGGCCATACTTATCCGAAGTTTTAGGACAAAGTGAAGACCCAGTAGTTGTTGAAAAGGCATTGGATATTCATTTAGCACACGTTTACCAAACACTTGCAAATATCTCCCCTGATGGAGCAAGGAAAATATTAAAATTGCTTGAAAAGAAATTCGATGTTAAAAACATCAAAACACTTCTTAGAGCAAAATATGTTGGTTTGGATGCTGAAGAAACTTTCAAATTATTGATTCCACTTGGAACAATCCCTGAAAGCAAATTAAGAGAATTAAGTGAAACTAAAGAAATTGAAGAAATAGTAAGTGCTTTAGATGGAACTGGTTATTCAGGCGTACTTTCAGAAGGTTTGACAGAATACGAGCAAAACGGCAAATTAACTACACTTGAAATGTCACTCGATAAATTAATCCTTGAAAACCTCTGGAAAAACGTGAGTGTTGATGGTACCGAAAAAGACTTGTTCAAAGAATTTATCGGAACAATGATTGACATTGAAAACTTGAAAATCATCCTCAAAGCAAAAGCTGACGGATTATCATCTGAAGTTATTTCAAAATATACAACAAGCAAAGGATACGAACTTGCTTCTTGGAAATTAAAAGAGCTTGCTGATGTAGAATCAATCGAAGGAGTTATCAGTTCACTTGAAGGTACAAAATATGCACCAATTGTAACTGAAAACCTCGAAGAATTCGAAAAAGTTAAGTCAGTTTATGTATTTGAAAAAGCACTTGACAGTTACCTAGTTCAAATGGGTAAAAAATTATCACTCAGACAGCCATTTGGAATAGGCCCGATAATTGGACTTATTACCTCAAAAGAACTTGAGATAAGAAATTTAAAAATTATCATTAAAGGTAAAATTGAAGGCCTGTCTGCAAGTGAAATCAGGGAGATACTGGTATCCTAA
- a CDS encoding V-type ATP synthase subunit E — MGAEKITSKIVEDANKNAEKILAEALNEKEAILTEAKEEASKKEQAIAKKGEKDAEMTKNRILAEARLSAKKKLLEEREKTIQLTLEKLEEDLVKLPQKEDYKDILLKLIISGVYSVGGGELELLLNKKDFELIDDSTLWALEKEMEDRLKKVTVLKKGEAKSIIGGCIIKTADQTKVSDNSLEATFERNLDSVRAKIAEMLF, encoded by the coding sequence ATGGGAGCGGAAAAGATAACATCCAAAATCGTAGAAGATGCAAATAAAAATGCCGAAAAAATTTTGGCTGAAGCTCTTAATGAAAAAGAAGCAATATTAACTGAAGCTAAAGAAGAAGCTTCAAAAAAAGAGCAAGCAATAGCTAAAAAAGGAGAAAAAGATGCTGAAATGACTAAAAACAGAATTTTAGCCGAAGCAAGACTCTCCGCAAAGAAAAAATTGCTTGAAGAAAGAGAAAAAACGATCCAGTTAACTCTCGAAAAATTAGAGGAAGATTTAGTAAAATTACCTCAAAAAGAAGACTACAAAGACATTTTGTTGAAATTGATAATTTCCGGAGTTTACTCAGTAGGCGGCGGCGAATTAGAATTGTTACTCAACAAAAAAGACTTTGAATTAATCGATGACTCAACACTTTGGGCTCTCGAAAAAGAAATGGAAGACAGACTCAAAAAAGTCACAGTATTGAAAAAAGGCGAAGCTAAATCGATCATTGGCGGTTGTATCATAAAAACTGCAGATCAAACAAAAGTATCTGACAACAGCCTCGAAGCAACATTTGAAAGGAATTTAGATTCAGTCAGAGCTAAAATTGCTGAAATGTTGTTCTAA
- a CDS encoding ATP synthase subunit K (produces ATP from ADP in the presence of a proton gradient across the membrane; the K subunit is a nonenzymatic component which binds the dimeric form by interacting with the G and E subunits) encodes MVFENPLLLGAIGAGLAVGIAGLGSGIGAGITGASGAGVVAEDPNKFGTAIVFQALPQTQGLYGFLVAILILFVFKSAPEWAMLAAGIGTGLAGLSAIGQGIASAAGLGAVAEDDGIFGKAMVFSVLPETQAIYGLLVAILLLVGVFASPGVTTIAALGAGLAVGFAGLSGIGQGITAAGAIGATARDPDAMGKGLVLAVMPETFAIFGLLIAILIMLGIMF; translated from the coding sequence ATGGTATTTGAAAACCCATTATTACTCGGAGCTATCGGTGCTGGTTTAGCAGTAGGTATTGCTGGTCTCGGTTCAGGTATCGGTGCAGGTATCACTGGTGCTAGCGGTGCTGGCGTTGTTGCAGAAGACCCAAACAAATTCGGTACAGCAATCGTGTTCCAAGCATTACCACAAACACAAGGTCTCTATGGTTTCCTTGTTGCAATCTTAATATTATTCGTATTCAAAAGCGCTCCTGAATGGGCAATGCTCGCTGCAGGTATAGGTACTGGTTTAGCTGGTTTATCCGCAATCGGTCAAGGTATCGCATCAGCTGCTGGTTTAGGTGCTGTTGCTGAAGATGATGGAATTTTCGGTAAAGCAATGGTTTTCTCCGTTCTTCCAGAAACTCAGGCAATTTACGGTTTATTAGTTGCAATCCTTCTCTTAGTTGGAGTATTTGCAAGCCCAGGTGTTACAACAATTGCAGCCCTCGGTGCTGGTTTAGCTGTTGGTTTCGCTGGTCTTTCAGGTATCGGTCAGGGTATCACAGCTGCAGGTGCAATTGGAGCTACAGCTAGAGATCCTGATGCAATGGGTAAAGGTTTAGTTTTAGCAGTTATGCCAGAAACTTTCGCTATCTTCGGTTTATTGATAGCAATCTTGATCATGCTCGGTATCATGTTCTAA